From a single Eleginops maclovinus isolate JMC-PN-2008 ecotype Puerto Natales chromosome 18, JC_Emac_rtc_rv5, whole genome shotgun sequence genomic region:
- the ca4b gene encoding carbonic anhydrase 4b isoform X1 translates to MLLPPVLFLFASSIRIVSGGDWCYQSQVTCDHNCTGPGAWGVVSQKCNGEHQSPVNIVTRRMLLDERLTSFHFTGYQEAFHGRLLNNGHTVQLDLPSRIKIIGGSLASQYKAIQLHLHWGKDGGPGSEHTIDGEQFPMEMHIVHIKEEYNSLSQAVGDSTGVAVLGFFFEESKSANKKFDPLIKALKNITQPSNSTALEGVSLEMFTPSQENMTKYLRYNGSLTTPDCAEAVIWSLFENTVPLSRKQLAEFSNLQFSNGEQMTKTFRPLQPLNGRQVYYSGGQVALVSTVLLIVSVLVSLMNEYVH, encoded by the exons ATGCTTCTCccacctgttttatttttgtttgcatcTTCTATAAGGATTGTCTCTGGGGGTG ATTGGTGCTATCAGTCACAAGTTACATGTGATCACAACTGCACAG GTCCAGGGGCATGGGGAGTAGTTTCACAGAAGTGCAATGGCGAACATCAGTCTCCGGTGAACATTGTTACAAGGAGAATGCTTTTAGACGAGAGGCTCACCTCTTTTCACTTCACTGGATACCAAGAAGCTTTTCATGGTCGCCTCTTAAACAATGGTCACACAG ttcaacTGGATTTACCCTCCAGAATAAAGATCATAGGAGGAAGTCTGGCCTCACAATACAAGGCAATTCAACTTCACCTGCATTGGGGCAAAGACGGAGGACCAGGGTCTGAACACACAATTGACGGAGAACAATTTCCAATGGAG ATGCATATTGTCCACATAAAAGAAGAATACAACTCTTTATCCCAGGCTGTTGGAGACAGCACAGGCGTGGCTGTTCTTGGATTTTTCTTTGAG GAGTCGAAGTCTGCAAATAAGAAATTTGATCCCCTCATTAAGGCTCTGAAAAACATCACACAACCGA GCAACAGTACAGCACTGGAGGGTGTATCCCTGGAAATGTTCACACCTTCCCAGGAGAACATGACCAAGTACTTACGCTATAATGGCTCCCTCACTACACCCGACTGTGCTGAAGCTGTCATTTGGAGCCTGTTTGAAAACACAGTTCCTCTCAGCAGAAAGCAG CTTGCTGAATTCTCCAACCTTCAGTTTTCTAATGGAGAGCAGATGACCAAAACCTTCAGACCATTGCAGCCTTTGAATGGACGGCAAGTGTATTACTCTGGAGGTCAGGTTGCTCTGGTTAGCACTGTGTTACTCATTGTGTCAGTGCTGGTATCACTAATGAATGAATATGTCCACTGA
- the ca4b gene encoding carbonic anhydrase 4b isoform X2, with the protein MGSSFTEVQWRTSVSGEHCYKENAFRREAHLFSLHWIPRSFSWSPLKQWSHRIKIIGGSLASQYKAIQLHLHWGKDGGPGSEHTIDGEQFPMEMHIVHIKEEYNSLSQAVGDSTGVAVLGFFFEESKSANKKFDPLIKALKNITQPSNSTALEGVSLEMFTPSQENMTKYLRYNGSLTTPDCAEAVIWSLFENTVPLSRKQLAEFSNLQFSNGEQMTKTFRPLQPLNGRQVYYSGGQVALVSTVLLIVSVLVSLMNEYVH; encoded by the exons ATGGGGAGTAGTTTCACAGAAGTGCAATGGCGAACATCAGTCTCCGGTGAACATTGTTACAAGGAGAATGCTTTTAGACGAGAGGCTCACCTCTTTTCACTTCACTGGATACCAAGAAGCTTTTCATGGTCGCCTCTTAAACAATGGTCACACAG AATAAAGATCATAGGAGGAAGTCTGGCCTCACAATACAAGGCAATTCAACTTCACCTGCATTGGGGCAAAGACGGAGGACCAGGGTCTGAACACACAATTGACGGAGAACAATTTCCAATGGAG ATGCATATTGTCCACATAAAAGAAGAATACAACTCTTTATCCCAGGCTGTTGGAGACAGCACAGGCGTGGCTGTTCTTGGATTTTTCTTTGAG GAGTCGAAGTCTGCAAATAAGAAATTTGATCCCCTCATTAAGGCTCTGAAAAACATCACACAACCGA GCAACAGTACAGCACTGGAGGGTGTATCCCTGGAAATGTTCACACCTTCCCAGGAGAACATGACCAAGTACTTACGCTATAATGGCTCCCTCACTACACCCGACTGTGCTGAAGCTGTCATTTGGAGCCTGTTTGAAAACACAGTTCCTCTCAGCAGAAAGCAG CTTGCTGAATTCTCCAACCTTCAGTTTTCTAATGGAGAGCAGATGACCAAAACCTTCAGACCATTGCAGCCTTTGAATGGACGGCAAGTGTATTACTCTGGAGGTCAGGTTGCTCTGGTTAGCACTGTGTTACTCATTGTGTCAGTGCTGGTATCACTAATGAATGAATATGTCCACTGA